The Pseudomonadota bacterium genomic interval GCTCACTTCATCCAAGCTTGCTGTCAGGCCGGCATTCCCATCATCTACCTGCAGAACACGACGGGTTTCATGGTCGGCGTCGATGCCGAGGAGAAGGGGATCGTCAAGCACGGCGCCAAGATGCTCCAGGCGGTGGCTAACGCGAGCGTTGCCCAGATCACGCTGCTTGTCGGCGCGTCCTACGGTGCGGGCAACTATGCGATGTGTGGTCGCGCTTTGGACCCGAGGTTCCTGTTCGCCTGGCCCAACGCCCGCGTTGCAGTCATGGGAGGCGAGCAGGCCGCCACGGTGATGGATCTGGTTACACGCGCCAAGCTGGAGCGTGCGGGCAAGTCGCTCGACGAGGAGCAGGCGGCCCAGATGCGCGAAGCGCTCAAGACCAAGATCGATCGCGAGTCGAGCGCGCTCTTTGGGGCGGCGCGCCTGTGGGACGACGGCATCATCGACCCCAGAGATACCCGCAAGGTGCTTGCGTTTGCGTTGGCCACCTGCGCCGAGAGCAGGCGGCGTGAGCTCGGGGCAAGCTCGTTCGGCGTTGCCCGACCTTAGAATCACTCGTGCCCAAGGACCTCGTGAAATGAAGCTCACCGAGCAGCACCAGCAGATTCGGGACTCGGCGCATGCGTTTATCGAGCGGCAGATCAATCCCCACGTCGCTGCCTGGGAGCAGGCGGAGCGGTTTCCCGCTCACGAGCTGTTCAGAAAGCTCGGTGAGCAGGGCTTTTTGGGGCTGACCCAGCCCGAGGCCTACGGCGGCTTGGATCTGGATCTCTCCTACGGTCTGGTGCTCGCCCAAGCGCTCGGCCGCATCAAAAGCGGTGGTGTGGCCTTGGCCATAGGCGTTCAAACCGACATGGCGACGCCGGCGCTGGCCGAGTTCGGTTCGGACGAGCTTCGGCAGGAGTTTCTTGCGCCCGCAGTTGCTGGCGAGCTCGTCGGATGCATCGGCGTGAGCGAGACCGAAGCCGGATCGGACGTGGCTGCCATCCGCACGTCTGCTCGCAAGGAGGGGCAGGACTACGTGATCAACGGGGGCAAGATGTGGATCACCCACGGTCTGCAAGCTGACTGGATGTGCTGTCTCGTCAACACGAGCGATGCATCCCCGTACAAGAACAAGTCGCTGATCGTGATCCCGATGCAGGCCAAGGGGGTCGAGCGCGCGCGCAAACTGAAGAAACTAGGCATGTGGGCTTCGGACACGGCTCAGGTATTCTTCGACAACGTGCGCGTGCCGCGGCGTTACTTGATCGGCCACGAGGGTCAGGGCTTTCCCATGCAGATGTTTCAATTCCAGCAGGAACGGCTCTGGGGCGCGGCCAACGCGCTGGGAGCGATCGAGCAGGTGCTTTCGGACACCATCGAGTATACGCGCTCCCGCCAGGCCTTTGGGAGCTCGATTCTGGACAAGCAGTGGGTGCACTTTCACCTCGCGGAGCTTCTGACCGAGGTGGAAGCCCTGCGAGCCTTGATCTACGAAGCGACCGAGCGTTGTCTCGAGGGGCAGGACGTGACCCGCCTGGCGTCGATGGCGAAGCTCAAGGCGGGACGGTTGACCCGCAAGGTCGCCGACACCTGCCTTCAGTTTTGGGGTGGCATGGGATACATGTGGGAAGCCAGCGTGAGCCGCTTGTATCGCGATGGCAGGCTCGCCTCGA includes:
- a CDS encoding acyl-CoA dehydrogenase family protein; this encodes MKLTEQHQQIRDSAHAFIERQINPHVAAWEQAERFPAHELFRKLGEQGFLGLTQPEAYGGLDLDLSYGLVLAQALGRIKSGGVALAIGVQTDMATPALAEFGSDELRQEFLAPAVAGELVGCIGVSETEAGSDVAAIRTSARKEGQDYVINGGKMWITHGLQADWMCCLVNTSDASPYKNKSLIVIPMQAKGVERARKLKKLGMWASDTAQVFFDNVRVPRRYLIGHEGQGFPMQMFQFQQERLWGAANALGAIEQVLSDTIEYTRSRQAFGSSILDKQWVHFHLAELLTEVEALRALIYEATERCLEGQDVTRLASMAKLKAGRLTRKVADTCLQFWGGMGYMWEASVSRLYRDGRLASIGGGADEVMLSIICKLDGLVGR